One window from the genome of Equus quagga isolate Etosha38 chromosome 6, UCLA_HA_Equagga_1.0, whole genome shotgun sequence encodes:
- the DMRT3 gene encoding doublesex- and mab-3-related transcription factor 3 produces MNGYGSPYLYMGGPVSQPPRAPLQRTPKCARCRNHGVLSWLKGHKRYCRFKDCTCEKCILIIERQRVMAAQVALRRQQANESLESLIPDSLRALPGPPPPGDAAAAAPQPPPTSQPSQPPPQRPAAELAAAAALRWATEPQPGALQAQLAKPDLTEERLGDGSSADNTETFSDKDTDQRSSPDVVKSKGCFTPESPEVVSVDEGGYAVQKNGGTSESRPDSPKYHGEQNHLLIEGPSGTVSLPFSLKANRPPLEVLKKIFPNQKPTVLELILKGCGGDLVSAVEVLLSSRSSASAADRTSAEPESLVLPSNGHIFEHTLSSYPISSSKWSVGSAFRVPDTLRFSADSSNVVPNPLAVPLQHPFPQPPRYPLMLRNTLARNQSSPFLPNDVTLWNTMTLQQQYQLRSQYVSPFPGSSPSVFRSSPVLPTRAPEDPRISIPDDGCPIVSKQSLYTEDDYDERSDSSDSRILNTSS; encoded by the exons ATGAACGGCTACGGTTCCCCCTACCTGTACATGGGCGGCCCGGTGTCGCAGCCGCCGCGGGCGCCCTTGCAGCGCACGCCCAAGTGCGCGCGCTGCCGCAACCACGGGGTGCTGTCCTGGCTCAAGGGTCACAAGCGCTACTGCCGCTTCAAGGACTGCACCTGCGAGAAGTGCATCCTCATCATCGAGCGGCAGAGGGTCATGGCGGCGCAGGTGGCGCTGCGCCGGCAGCAAGCTAACGAGAGCCTCGAGAGCCTCATTCCCGACTCGCTGCGTGCTCTGCCCGGCCCCCCGCCGCCGGGggacgccgccgccgccgccccgcagCCGCCGCCGACCTCGCAGCCGTCTCAGCCGCCGCCGCAGCGTCCCGCCGCCGAGTTGGCTGCGGCCGCCGCGCTGCGCTGGGCCACCGAGCCGCAGCCCGGGGCGCTGCAGGCGCAGCTCGCCAAGCCAG ATTTGACTGAGGAGCGACTTGGGGACGGCAGCTCCGCAGACAACACAGAGACCTTCAGCGACAAAGACACCGACCAGAGGAGCTCCCCAGATGTGGTGAAAAGTAAGGGCTGCTTCACCCCGGAGAGCCCCGAGGTCGTGTCTGTGGATGAAGGCGGGTATGCGGTGCAGAAGAACGGAGGCACCTCCGAGAGCCGCCCCGACAGTCCCAAGTACCACGGGGAACAGAATCACCTCCTGATCGAGGGCCCCTCGGGGACCGTTTCTCTGCCCTTCAGCTTGAAAGCCAACAGACCGCCCCTggaagtgttaaaaaaaatcttccccaaCCAGAAGCCCACGGTGCTGGAGCTCATCCTGAAGGGCTGTGGGGGCGACCTGGTGAGCGCCGTGGAGGTCCTCCTCTCCAGCCGCTCCTCGGCCTCGGCCGCCGACCGAACTTCGGCAGAGCCCGAGAGCCTCGTGTTGCCCTCCAACGGGCACATCTTTGAACACACCTTGAGCTCCTACCCCATCTCCTCTTCCAAATGGTCCGTGGGATCGGCCTTCAGGGTCCCAGACACGTTGAGGTTTTCCGCAGACTCTAGTAACGTTGTCCCCAACCCCTTGGCCGTGCCCCTGCAGCATCCTTTCCCCCAGCCGCCCCGGTACCCTCTGATGCTGAGGAATACCTTGGCGAGAAACCAGTCGAGCCCCTTCCTGCCCAATGATGTCACCCTGTGGAACACCATGACGCTGCAGCAGCAGTACCAGCTGAGGTCCCAGTACGTCAGCCCTTTCCCCGGGAGCTCACCCAGCGTCTTCAGAAGCTCGCCTGTCCTTCCCACGCGCGCCCCCGAAGACCCTCGGATCTCCATCCCTGACGATGGGTGTCCGATTGTGTCAAAGCAGTCTCTTTACACCGAGGATGACTATGACGAGAGGTCCGACTCCTCAGACTCTAGAATACTCAACACATCATCTTAA